A portion of the Fusobacterium sp. genome contains these proteins:
- the citF gene encoding citrate lyase subunit alpha, with translation MKKIKNKAKREIPDYIEGYGEVKPYAGPFATEPTGRKYAPLKSFSKPGDSKILSSIKEVIEKCEIKDGMTISFHHHLRNGDYVLNMVMDEIAKMGIKNLNLVCSSLTKAHEPLIEHIRNGVVTGINTSGLRGEIAKEISKNNILGRPVIFRTHGGRARAIEAGELKIDVAFIAAPACDRMGNMNGAEGKSAFGAMGYPMVDAQYAEKAVAITDNLMPFPLKRISIPMTQIDYIVVIESIGDPEQIATGATRITKNPQELLIAEKASEVLTATGYIKNGFSFQAGSGGASLAVCKYLKEYMYENNIKGSFAAGGITAAMVEFLEEGYFEVLLDTQSFDSAAAESMLKNPAHIEMSASMYANPHNKGCSAHQLDVMILSATEIDTDYNINSLTGSTGIIMGALGGAPDTAAGAKLTVVVAPTMRKRIPIVTDRVTTVVTPGETVDILVTERGICVNPKRGELIEILTEAGIQLKTIEQLKEEIEKLTGVPEKTSLSETVVAVVEYRDGTVIDVVRQAK, from the coding sequence ATAAAAAAAATAAAGAATAAAGCTAAAAGAGAGATTCCTGATTATATTGAAGGATATGGAGAAGTAAAACCCTATGCTGGACCTTTTGCTACAGAACCAACAGGAAGAAAATATGCTCCATTAAAAAGTTTTTCTAAACCAGGAGATTCAAAAATATTAAGTTCAATAAAAGAAGTAATAGAAAAATGTGAAATAAAAGATGGAATGACAATTTCTTTTCACCATCATTTAAGAAATGGAGATTATGTACTTAATATGGTAATGGATGAAATTGCCAAGATGGGAATAAAAAATCTTAATTTAGTCTGCTCATCATTGACAAAAGCACATGAACCATTAATTGAACACATCAGAAATGGGGTGGTTACTGGGATAAATACTTCAGGACTGAGGGGAGAGATAGCCAAAGAGATTTCTAAAAATAATATCTTGGGAAGACCTGTGATATTTAGAACTCATGGAGGAAGAGCAAGAGCTATAGAAGCAGGAGAATTAAAAATAGATGTGGCATTTATAGCAGCTCCAGCTTGTGATAGAATGGGAAATATGAATGGTGCAGAAGGGAAATCAGCATTTGGAGCTATGGGATATCCAATGGTAGATGCTCAATATGCAGAAAAAGCAGTGGCAATAACTGATAATTTAATGCCTTTTCCATTAAAGAGAATCAGTATTCCTATGACTCAGATTGATTATATAGTAGTAATTGAATCGATAGGTGATCCAGAACAGATAGCAACTGGAGCAACAAGGATAACTAAGAATCCACAGGAACTTTTAATTGCTGAAAAAGCATCAGAGGTATTGACAGCAACTGGGTATATTAAAAATGGATTTTCATTTCAGGCAGGTTCTGGGGGAGCTTCTCTGGCAGTATGTAAGTATTTGAAAGAATATATGTATGAAAATAATATAAAGGGATCATTTGCAGCTGGAGGAATAACAGCTGCTATGGTTGAGTTCTTAGAAGAGGGATACTTTGAGGTTTTACTGGATACTCAGAGTTTTGACAGTGCAGCAGCAGAATCAATGCTAAAAAATCCAGCTCATATAGAAATGTCAGCTTCTATGTATGCCAATCCACATAATAAGGGCTGCAGTGCTCATCAACTGGATGTAATGATTTTGTCAGCAACAGAAATAGATACAGATTATAATATAAATTCGCTGACTGGGTCAACAGGAATAATAATGGGAGCATTAGGAGGGGCACCAGACACAGCAGCTGGAGCGAAATTAACAGTAGTAGTAGCTCCAACTATGAGAAAAAGAATTCCAATAGTTACAGATAGAGTAACAACTGTAGTGACTCCTGGTGAAACAGTTGATATATTAGTAACAGAAAGAGGAATCTGTGTAAATCCTAAGAGAGGAGAACTGATAGAGATATTGACAGAAGCAGGAATTCAGTTGAAAACTATAGAACAGTTAAAAGAAGAAATTGAAAAACTGACAGGGGTTCCAGAAAAAACTTCACTATCTGAAACAGTGGTAGCTGTTGTAGAATATAGAGATGGAACTGTAATAGATGTAGTAAGACAAGCTAAATAA
- a CDS encoding HpcH/HpaI aldolase/citrate lyase family protein, whose protein sequence is MEKRARRTMLFSPANNPKMLVTAHLYGADCVLFDLEDAIKYADKDAARDLLAEALRTVDYGDTEIFARINPLSTEFGRDDVRILVPAGLRKMRLAMCEKPEHVKELDELLTEIEKEYGIENGVCKIQCSLETPLAVMNAVSIATASPRVTSISFGAEDFTRTMGATRTKEGKELFVARTMVVMAAAIAGVDAIDTVWADLDDEEGFKEEVKSSMNLGFAGKSCIHPSQIKIVHKIFTPNKEELEKSLEIVRAAEAADISKGGVITVNGKMVDIPVIAKAEKIVRLAKSAGMIK, encoded by the coding sequence ATGGAAAAAAGAGCAAGAAGAACTATGTTGTTTTCCCCAGCAAATAATCCTAAAATGCTGGTAACAGCTCATCTCTATGGAGCAGACTGTGTTTTATTTGACTTAGAAGATGCAATTAAATATGCAGATAAAGATGCTGCCAGAGATTTGCTGGCTGAAGCTTTAAGAACAGTGGATTATGGAGATACAGAAATATTTGCAAGAATCAATCCTCTAAGTACAGAATTTGGAAGAGATGATGTGAGGATATTAGTTCCAGCAGGACTTAGAAAAATGAGACTTGCTATGTGTGAAAAGCCTGAACATGTAAAAGAATTAGACGAGTTATTGACTGAAATTGAAAAAGAATATGGAATTGAAAATGGAGTATGTAAGATACAATGTTCTTTGGAAACTCCACTAGCTGTTATGAATGCAGTGAGTATTGCAACAGCATCTCCAAGAGTGACATCTATATCTTTTGGAGCTGAGGATTTTACAAGAACTATGGGAGCAACAAGAACTAAAGAGGGAAAAGAACTTTTTGTAGCAAGAACTATGGTAGTTATGGCAGCTGCTATTGCTGGTGTTGATGCTATAGATACTGTATGGGCTGATTTAGATGATGAGGAAGGATTCAAAGAAGAGGTAAAATCGTCAATGAATTTAGGATTTGCAGGGAAATCTTGTATCCATCCATCACAGATAAAGATAGTTCATAAAATATTTACACCAAATAAAGAAGAACTTGAAAAATCATTGGAAATAGTTAGAGCAGCAGAAGCTGCTGATATTAGTAAAGGCGGAGTAATTACTGTAAATGGAAAAATGGTGGACATTCCAGTAATAGCCAAAGCTGAAAAAATAGTTAGACTGGCTAAAAGTGCAGGAATGATTAAGTAA
- the citD gene encoding citrate lyase acyl carrier protein, translating into MIGVCGNEKDSDALVTVNLDNEGIEVVIESKVKDMFGKLMEKAVREILDEMKIKDAKVLVQDFGALDFVIKGRTRTAVRRAMTGGIK; encoded by the coding sequence ATGATAGGAGTTTGTGGTAATGAAAAAGATTCAGATGCTTTAGTTACTGTAAATTTAGATAATGAAGGAATTGAAGTAGTAATAGAGTCAAAAGTAAAAGATATGTTTGGAAAACTTATGGAAAAAGCTGTAAGGGAAATATTAGATGAAATGAAAATAAAAGATGCAAAAGTACTGGTTCAGGACTTTGGAGCATTAGACTTTGTAATTAAGGGAAGAACAAGAACTGCTGTAAGAAGGGCTATGACAGGGGGGATAAAATAA
- a CDS encoding HpcH/HpaI aldolase family protein: MENLKKKLKKETLFGTFVPFALGDVADYTSRLGFDFIIIDNEHGIMNQETIFDMIRAAQCQRTPAIVRCTNSTPDMIHKVLDMGAEGILVPVINTAEDAREVIKSALYPPEGERGIAYFTRAASYGMIDDKAGFLKKANEEVFISIQLETGAAIENHDEILEVEGIDMFFIGPNDLAASLGLPNPHPEMTKIIKETIQKITAKEKTVGIFVTDDETAKEYIKLGAKFILTSITQYMTKGVREYLIKAKNN; encoded by the coding sequence ATGGAAAATTTAAAGAAAAAATTAAAAAAAGAAACTCTATTTGGAACATTTGTCCCTTTTGCATTGGGAGATGTTGCTGACTATACTTCAAGACTTGGATTTGATTTTATTATTATTGATAATGAACATGGGATTATGAATCAGGAGACAATTTTTGATATGATAAGAGCAGCTCAATGCCAGAGAACTCCAGCAATTGTAAGATGTACAAACAGTACACCAGACATGATTCACAAGGTATTAGATATGGGAGCAGAGGGAATACTTGTTCCTGTTATAAATACAGCTGAAGATGCCAGAGAGGTAATAAAATCAGCACTTTATCCACCAGAGGGAGAAAGGGGAATAGCTTATTTTACAAGAGCTGCATCATATGGAATGATAGATGACAAGGCTGGATTTTTGAAAAAAGCAAATGAAGAAGTTTTTATAAGTATTCAGCTGGAAACAGGAGCTGCTATAGAAAATCATGATGAAATATTAGAGGTAGAAGGAATAGATATGTTTTTTATAGGTCCAAATGATCTGGCTGCATCTTTAGGTCTTCCAAATCCACATCCAGAAATGACAAAAATCATAAAAGAGACTATTCAGAAAATTACAGCTAAAGAAAAAACTGTTGGAATATTTGTAACTGATGATGAAACAGCCAAAGAATATATCAAGCTGGGAGCTAAGTTTATCCTTACTTCTATAACTCAATATATGACAAAGGGAGTTAGGGAATATTTAATAAAGGCAAAAAATAACTGA
- a CDS encoding M20 family metallopeptidase, whose product MKENLFKEIEKERKKLIEMSDFIFDNPECDGNEIKAVEMLTDYLEKNGFQVERGIADLPTAFRAVYKKGNEGARIGILCEYDALQGMGHGCGHHMQGPSCIGAALALKNTIKDKDFSIIVYGTPGEETFGGKLNMLKAGYFQDIDVALMMHGAPDTCTDIKCLALSSFIVTYHGKRAHAALMPENGRSAFDALLLSFQGIEFMREHVRDDVRMHYTIKELPGPENVVPVKAVGKFSLRSFSREYLDSVVERFKDVIRGAAIMSGVEYELAEGKSLDNKIPVLSLNDLFIKNAEIIGIPGITKPREKTGSTDFGNVMHEIPGSCIRVKFVPTGTSSHSQEYINAGKSEDAHNCVIYGAKAIAGTAYDIISDKKILQKIKEEYITNRKIYK is encoded by the coding sequence ATGAAAGAAAATTTATTTAAAGAAATAGAAAAAGAAAGAAAGAAGTTAATAGAAATGTCAGATTTTATCTTTGATAATCCAGAGTGTGATGGAAATGAGATAAAAGCAGTAGAAATGTTGACAGATTATTTAGAAAAAAATGGATTTCAGGTAGAAAGAGGAATAGCAGATCTCCCTACAGCATTTAGAGCAGTATATAAAAAAGGAAATGAAGGAGCAAGAATAGGAATACTTTGTGAATATGATGCATTGCAGGGGATGGGGCATGGATGTGGACATCACATGCAGGGGCCGTCTTGTATAGGAGCAGCATTAGCATTAAAAAATACCATTAAAGATAAGGATTTTTCAATTATAGTTTATGGAACTCCTGGAGAAGAAACTTTTGGAGGAAAACTTAATATGCTGAAAGCAGGATACTTTCAAGATATAGATGTAGCTTTGATGATGCATGGAGCTCCTGATACTTGTACAGATATAAAATGTCTGGCTCTGTCATCTTTTATTGTAACTTATCATGGAAAGAGAGCTCATGCTGCTTTGATGCCTGAAAATGGAAGAAGTGCTTTTGATGCTCTGCTTCTTTCTTTTCAAGGAATAGAATTTATGAGGGAACATGTAAGAGATGATGTACGTATGCACTATACCATTAAAGAACTTCCTGGACCAGAAAATGTAGTTCCAGTAAAAGCAGTAGGTAAATTTTCACTTCGTTCTTTTTCAAGAGAATATCTTGACAGTGTTGTAGAGCGTTTCAAAGATGTAATCAGAGGAGCAGCTATCATGAGCGGAGTAGAATATGAACTGGCAGAAGGAAAATCTCTTGATAATAAAATACCTGTACTGTCATTAAATGACCTCTTTATTAAAAATGCTGAGATTATAGGAATTCCAGGAATTACAAAACCTAGAGAAAAAACTGGGTCAACTGATTTTGGGAATGTTATGCATGAAATACCAGGAAGCTGTATAAGAGTAAAGTTTGTTCCTACAGGTACATCTTCACATTCACAGGAATATATAAATGCTGGAAAATCTGAAGATGCCCATAATTGCGTAATATATGGAGCAAAAGCTATTGCAGGAACAGCCTATGACATAATCAGTGATAAAAAAATCTTGCAGAAAATAAAAGAAGAGTATATAACTAATAGAAAGATATATAAATAA
- a CDS encoding YfcC family protein, translating to MEKGKEKIRKQFKMPHTFVIIFVIIVAAVILTWIIPGGQYTRYANEQGIKVIDPSKFNYIKNTPVNPIKIPMYIVEAFIKNIDLLLVILFSGGAFHMLTKSEALQTVIAKLAKRFSSHIGIFIPILTLVFGLICTTQGVNMFIAFAPVMVMMSLALGLDSICGVAIILLGGAIGFSTGTLNVNTTIVSQKIADLPLYSGIGYRSICFVVYFIVTNIYLVRYAKKIRKNPELSPMYDMDSKNELKETTNLEEFGEMNGQKWAIILCLIVALGAIVYGCIMLKWGLKEQSCIFLTLGIAVGIIAGFDANTICKEFLNGCKIMLGAAFIIGLARSIGAIMADGQIIDTVVHFLAKILNLVPFYLQGTGMLIANTIINVFITSGSGQASVVMPIMIPLADLIGMTRQTTILAFNFGDGFCNYILPTSTALMGIIGAANIPYDRWMKFMWKCFILWIVVGAVLLFIAQIIKLGPM from the coding sequence ATGGAAAAAGGAAAAGAAAAAATAAGAAAACAATTTAAAATGCCCCATACTTTTGTAATTATTTTTGTTATTATAGTGGCAGCAGTAATTTTAACTTGGATTATTCCAGGGGGACAATATACAAGATATGCTAATGAACAAGGAATAAAAGTAATAGATCCATCAAAGTTTAATTATATTAAAAATACACCTGTAAATCCCATAAAAATTCCTATGTATATAGTAGAAGCTTTTATTAAGAATATTGATCTTTTATTAGTAATTTTATTTTCAGGAGGAGCATTTCATATGCTGACTAAAAGTGAAGCTCTTCAAACTGTAATAGCAAAACTAGCAAAAAGATTTTCCAGTCATATAGGGATATTTATACCTATTTTGACTTTAGTATTTGGATTGATATGTACAACTCAAGGAGTAAATATGTTTATTGCTTTTGCTCCTGTAATGGTAATGATGTCATTGGCCTTGGGATTAGATTCTATTTGTGGAGTAGCTATAATTTTGCTGGGAGGAGCTATTGGCTTTTCTACAGGAACTCTCAATGTCAATACAACAATAGTCAGCCAGAAAATAGCAGATTTACCTTTATATTCAGGGATAGGATATCGTTCTATATGTTTTGTAGTATATTTTATAGTGACAAATATATATTTAGTAAGATATGCAAAGAAGATAAGAAAGAATCCAGAGCTTTCACCTATGTATGATATGGATTCAAAAAATGAACTTAAAGAAACTACTAATTTAGAAGAATTTGGAGAAATGAATGGACAAAAATGGGCTATAATTTTGTGCTTGATAGTAGCTTTAGGAGCAATAGTTTATGGCTGTATCATGCTTAAATGGGGATTAAAAGAACAATCTTGTATTTTTCTTACTTTGGGGATAGCAGTAGGAATAATAGCAGGATTTGATGCCAATACTATTTGTAAAGAATTTTTAAATGGATGCAAAATAATGCTTGGAGCAGCATTTATAATTGGACTTGCAAGAAGTATAGGAGCTATAATGGCAGATGGACAAATTATTGATACTGTTGTACATTTTCTTGCTAAGATATTAAATTTGGTTCCTTTCTATCTACAGGGAACAGGAATGCTTATTGCTAATACTATAATCAATGTATTTATAACTTCAGGTTCAGGACAGGCATCAGTAGTTATGCCAATAATGATTCCACTAGCTGATTTAATAGGAATGACAAGACAAACAACAATTTTAGCATTTAATTTTGGAGATGGATTCTGTAATTATATTCTTCCAACTTCAACTGCATTGATGGGAATAATAGGAGCAGCTAATATTCCTTATGATCGTTGGATGAAATTTATGTGGAAGTGTTTTATACTGTGGATAGTAGTAGGAGCAGTTTTACTTTTCATAGCACAAATTATAAAATTAGGACCAATGTAA
- a CDS encoding LysR family transcriptional regulator: protein MDLREQEYVTVLAKYGNITRAAEALYVSQPTLSIFIKRLEERMGIKLFQYVGKKMILTPAGELYVKRAKELLIIQNQFLGELTDLITGYIGKIRVGIHLRRTRFFIPKLLVEFEKKYPNIEVIFIETKSEKMEAMLLDGELDIIFTNKVTAVDKVNVISVYKDKLLLAISPDNPACQYSTKIKGHEYPWLDLNHVKNNRFILQAAEQATRAFTNKALLFSRVIPEKIFIIKNMETASQLAAEKYGVAFTMASYARFFSYSKPIKFFEVGSPEFFVDICIAYRKNFYLTAYAREFISLIKKFFL from the coding sequence ATGGACTTAAGAGAACAAGAATATGTTACAGTTTTAGCTAAGTATGGAAATATTACAAGAGCTGCTGAAGCTTTGTATGTTTCTCAACCTACTCTTAGTATTTTCATAAAACGTTTAGAGGAAAGAATGGGAATAAAATTATTTCAATATGTTGGGAAAAAAATGATTCTCACTCCAGCAGGAGAACTATATGTAAAAAGAGCTAAGGAACTTCTTATAATCCAAAATCAGTTTTTGGGGGAACTTACAGATTTAATTACTGGATATATTGGTAAAATAAGAGTTGGAATACATCTTCGCCGTACTAGATTTTTTATTCCAAAATTACTTGTTGAATTTGAAAAAAAATATCCAAATATAGAAGTAATCTTTATTGAAACTAAAAGTGAAAAAATGGAAGCAATGTTGTTAGATGGAGAGTTAGATATTATTTTTACAAATAAAGTAACAGCAGTTGATAAGGTAAATGTCATTTCTGTCTATAAAGATAAACTGCTTCTTGCTATATCTCCTGATAATCCTGCTTGCCAGTATAGTACTAAAATAAAGGGGCATGAATATCCATGGTTAGATTTAAATCATGTAAAAAATAACAGATTTATATTACAAGCAGCTGAACAAGCTACAAGAGCTTTTACTAATAAAGCTTTATTATTTTCTAGGGTTATTCCTGAAAAAATTTTTATTATTAAAAATATGGAAACTGCATCTCAGCTTGCTGCTGAAAAATATGGTGTTGCCTTTACTATGGCAAGCTATGCAAGATTTTTTTCTTATTCCAAACCCATTAAATTTTTTGAAGTTGGATCTCCTGAATTTTTTGTAGATATTTGCATTGCCTATAGAAAAAATTTCTATTTAACTGCATATGCTAGGGAATTTATTTCACTTATAAAAAAGTTTTTTCTGTAA
- a CDS encoding sigma-54 interaction domain-containing protein, producing the protein MIDNNILLKESLEAFSNFIVVNAIGEVTYINRVYARLLGINQEDAIGKRVDKIIPNTRMLNILKTGIPEIGSVMTFFDHEHNKEVTLVCNRYPIIYEKKVIGAVAMTTLNNISEVKALEKEITKVKEENRKIKKKLEHYQQTSNPLSKIIGISPEIKILKNSIEEYAKSNFPILITGETGVGKEVFADAIQYLSNRNLNNYIKINCASIPKDLLEAELFGYEEGAFSGARKGGKIGKFELANNGTILLDEIGEMPLSLQAKLLRVLQEKEIERVGGLETIKLNIRIICCTNCNLENMVKEKKFREDLYYRINVVELNIPPLRYHTKDIPILCKYFINKFNEEEYFEIKEVSSQVLELFKNYNWPGNVRELKHTIERAAFLCKGDKIELKDCQFFLDKKNNFENDKKNNSSLKNIKDDSEKNAIIAALEKSKNNKTKAAAILNINRSLLYSKLKKFDIDY; encoded by the coding sequence ATGATAGACAATAATATTCTACTGAAAGAAAGCCTTGAAGCCTTTTCTAACTTTATAGTAGTAAATGCAATTGGAGAAGTAACATATATAAATAGAGTTTATGCCAGACTTTTAGGAATTAATCAAGAAGATGCAATTGGAAAAAGAGTGGACAAAATTATCCCTAACACAAGAATGTTAAATATTTTAAAAACTGGGATTCCTGAGATAGGTTCAGTAATGACTTTTTTTGATCATGAACACAATAAAGAAGTGACATTAGTGTGTAACAGATATCCCATTATATATGAAAAGAAAGTTATTGGAGCTGTTGCTATGACTACTCTAAATAATATATCAGAAGTAAAAGCTTTAGAAAAAGAAATAACAAAAGTTAAAGAAGAAAATAGAAAAATCAAAAAAAAGCTGGAACACTATCAGCAAACCTCAAATCCATTATCAAAAATAATAGGAATATCTCCTGAAATCAAAATATTAAAAAACTCAATAGAAGAGTATGCAAAATCTAATTTCCCTATACTTATAACTGGAGAAACAGGGGTAGGAAAAGAAGTTTTTGCTGATGCTATTCAATATTTAAGTAATAGAAATTTGAATAATTATATAAAAATAAACTGTGCATCTATTCCAAAAGATTTATTAGAAGCTGAACTCTTTGGTTATGAAGAAGGTGCCTTTTCTGGAGCCAGAAAAGGTGGAAAAATAGGTAAATTTGAGTTAGCTAACAATGGAACTATTTTATTAGATGAAATAGGAGAGATGCCTCTTTCTCTTCAGGCTAAACTGCTCCGTGTTTTACAGGAAAAAGAAATAGAAAGAGTTGGAGGATTAGAAACAATAAAATTAAATATAAGAATAATATGTTGCACTAATTGTAATTTAGAAAATATGGTAAAAGAAAAAAAATTCAGAGAAGACCTATATTACAGAATAAATGTAGTTGAGTTAAATATTCCACCTTTAAGATATCATACAAAAGATATTCCCATTTTATGTAAATATTTTATAAATAAATTCAATGAAGAGGAATATTTTGAAATTAAAGAAGTTTCATCTCAGGTATTGGAACTCTTCAAAAACTATAATTGGCCTGGAAATGTAAGAGAATTAAAACATACAATAGAAAGAGCTGCTTTTTTATGCAAAGGAGATAAAATCGAATTGAAAGATTGCCAATTTTTTTTAGATAAAAAAAATAATTTTGAAAATGATAAAAAAAATAATAGTTCACTTAAAAATATTAAAGATGACAGTGAAAAAAATGCAATAATTGCAGCTTTAGAAAAATCAAAAAATAATAAAACAAAAGCAGCTGCAATATTAAATATAAACAGAAGTCTGTTGTATTCAAAACTAAAAAAATTTGATATAGACTATTAA
- a CDS encoding 3-hydroxyacyl-CoA dehydrogenase family protein has protein sequence MIKNISVIGAGTMGHGIAGAFAMYNYKVSIYDRNRKNHENVIEEIKIELEFMAEENYIEKDKIYPTLSNIKIFSNLEEAIKNADYVIEAIPEVLELKQELFNKLDKICPQHTIITSNTSSLSLSKLMEHISAERKKRIMICHWYNPAHLMPIIELSYFGNMPEEIFSDVYSLYLNIEKQPITVKKDISGMIANRMLHALAREVFYLIEIDAVSPEDIEKTLKYGPGFRGATTGILESADLGGLDIWCTVEDNLFKELNGSKKASDLLKQKVNNGKLGLKTDEGFFKYPKDTKEKIKKDFFRRLIIQLKASKNY, from the coding sequence ATGATTAAAAATATAAGTGTAATTGGCGCTGGAACAATGGGACATGGAATAGCAGGAGCATTTGCTATGTACAATTATAAAGTGAGCATATATGATAGAAATAGAAAAAATCATGAAAATGTGATAGAAGAAATCAAAATTGAATTAGAATTTATGGCAGAAGAAAATTATATTGAAAAAGATAAAATTTATCCAACTCTTTCCAATATAAAAATTTTCTCCAACCTTGAAGAAGCTATAAAAAATGCTGACTATGTTATAGAAGCTATTCCTGAAGTTTTAGAATTAAAACAGGAATTATTTAATAAGTTAGATAAAATTTGTCCTCAACATACAATTATTACTAGTAATACATCAAGTTTATCTCTATCAAAACTCATGGAACATATTTCTGCAGAAAGAAAAAAACGTATAATGATATGTCATTGGTACAATCCAGCTCATCTTATGCCTATAATAGAACTTTCATATTTTGGAAATATGCCAGAAGAAATATTTTCAGATGTTTATAGTCTATATCTCAATATTGAAAAACAGCCAATAACTGTAAAAAAAGATATTTCAGGTATGATAGCCAACAGAATGCTTCATGCTTTGGCAAGAGAAGTATTTTATCTTATTGAAATAGATGCTGTTTCACCAGAAGATATTGAGAAAACTTTAAAATATGGTCCAGGATTTAGAGGTGCAACAACAGGAATTTTAGAATCAGCAGATTTAGGAGGTTTAGATATCTGGTGTACAGTTGAGGATAATCTTTTTAAGGAATTGAATGGCTCTAAAAAAGCTAGTGATTTATTAAAGCAAAAAGTCAACAATGGAAAATTAGGACTAAAAACAGATGAGGGGTTTTTTAAATATCCAAAAGATACAAAAGAAAAAATAAAAAAAGATTTTTTTAGACGATTGATAATTCAGCTTAAAGCAAGTAAGAATTATTAA
- a CDS encoding 3-keto-5-aminohexanoate cleavage protein, with the protein MNKVIITAAITGAVHIPSMSEYLPVTPQQIVDDAVAAYEAGAAVVHIHARKKENGEPTGDPEIMKSIVDEIRKKCNVVIGITTGGAIGMSSEERLAAVPSCKAELASCNAGSVNFCFSPIADKIKDPKYDWEIPFVKNTYNLPFVNTFQGIEDYIKVMDENGTKPEFEVYEVGMINNIAYFMKKGLLKGPVYLQFVLGIMGGLPATVDNLLFLYNTARKQLGEDFVWSCAAAGKDQFDIVTTAVILGGNARVGLEDNLYIEKGKLAKSNAEGVKKIKEIIQLLGKDIATPEEAREILFKK; encoded by the coding sequence ATGAATAAAGTAATCATTACAGCAGCAATAACTGGAGCAGTACATATTCCGAGTATGTCTGAATATCTTCCTGTTACACCACAGCAAATAGTGGATGATGCAGTAGCTGCTTATGAGGCTGGTGCAGCAGTAGTACATATCCATGCCAGAAAGAAAGAAAATGGAGAACCTACAGGGGATCCTGAAATAATGAAAAGTATTGTAGATGAAATAAGAAAAAAATGTAATGTTGTAATTGGTATAACTACTGGGGGAGCTATTGGAATGTCTTCTGAAGAGAGATTAGCAGCAGTTCCTTCATGTAAAGCAGAACTTGCTTCATGTAATGCTGGATCTGTAAATTTTTGTTTTTCTCCTATTGCAGATAAAATAAAAGATCCAAAATATGACTGGGAAATTCCTTTTGTTAAAAATACTTATAATCTTCCATTTGTAAATACTTTTCAAGGAATAGAAGACTATATAAAAGTTATGGATGAGAATGGTACAAAACCTGAATTTGAAGTCTATGAAGTAGGAATGATTAATAATATTGCTTATTTTATGAAAAAAGGATTGCTAAAAGGGCCTGTCTATCTTCAATTTGTTTTAGGAATAATGGGAGGACTTCCTGCTACAGTAGATAATCTTTTATTTCTATATAACACAGCCAGAAAGCAACTAGGAGAAGATTTTGTGTGGTCATGTGCAGCAGCTGGTAAAGATCAATTTGATATAGTAACAACAGCTGTCATTCTTGGAGGAAATGCAAGAGTAGGATTAGAAGATAATTTATACATAGAAAAAGGAAAATTAGCAAAATCAAATGCAGAAGGTGTAAAAAAAATAAAAGAGATAATTCAGTTATTAGGAAAAGATATAGCAACACCAGAAGAGGCAAGAGAAATTCTTTTTAAAAAATAA